The genomic stretch GGGCGAACGATCAGCCGATTGCACTTGGAGTCGTTGAAGCGTCAGCTCATTGCCTGAAAAAGGGGCAGCGATTCGTATGTTTGTTTCCAGTTGGGGGCGGCTGTGATCTTCGGACAAATCGACTGGAACTTGCACCGCCGGCAGACGTTCTCTTTCATGCATGGCGTAAATACCTCTTCAACACCTTCTCGCCCGTACTGATCAAGCTCGTCCATGAGCTCGATGTCCTGCAACACACGTGCGCGACCTCGATGGATATGTTCAGTGGTAAGCAGCGTTGGTGGTTCGAGCGTCCCGTTGCCGAGAAATGCGCGCTGGGCCGTGATGGTTGTGCCTCGCAAAGCTGCATCTTCGGACGCGAACCATGAGTAGATGAACAACTGCAGGCTATCCTGGGGACCGTGCGATATGCCGATCTTCCAGTCTATGATCCGCGAGTTCGCCGCATCGAACACGAGCAAGTCGATTTCACCGGTGATGATCCAGCGTCCGACGCGCAGCCCGGAGATTTTCTTGCCAACCGTCACGCCAGCGCCTGCGATTGAAGCTCGTAAACGGACCAATTCTGGAGCGTCGAAATAATGGTGAAGCGCCAGCGAGAGCTTGCCTCTCGCCCTGCCAGTGGCGTCTTGTGCGGCAGAATCGGGCCCGAAAAACTCCAAAAGGGCATTGTCGGAACGCAAGGAGGCCGTGTCTCCACTTCGGTTCTGTTCGACGATGCGATCAAAGTCATTCAGTGCCCGTTGAAGAAACCACGCGGGGCTCCATTCGGCACCGCGACGGAGGTGAAGGCGAATCTGTTGTTCCAGGATCTTCCCGGCGAGCATGTCACAGTTGGACAGCGCCTTGAGGCGGCGAACGTCAGCCTTGAGTTCATCTCTTAAGGGGCAGTCCTTGTCGGCCGCGTAATACTGATAGAAGTACTGTCGCAGGCAGGTATCGAGCGTGATTCGTCTCGAATATGAGTAGCGGTAACTCATCCGTTGCTGCCCTCCTGGCCAGGATCTCGCAAGCTCTCCAGCTTGCCAATCAGGGCTTCCCACTCCTTGCGCGAGAGTTTCATCGAGGAGGCGGCTTGAAGGAAGCGCTGAGCTTCAGGTGCCTGAACTATGGCCTCCTCCACTTGAGAGGGCATTTTCCTAGCAGCTGCCAATAGCTCCTCGGCGTCGCAGCGGACGGCCTTGGCAATCCGCAGAATTGTGTCGCCCGCCGGAGCGGGGATTCGGTCGTTTTCCAGCTTGCTGACGTAGGAAAAATCCACGCCCACTTCCTCGGCGAGTCGACGCTGGCTGATGCCGGCGTCTCGGCGTCGTGACCGCAGCAGCTGTCCGAACGATTGAGCCATGTTGATAATATACTCAACGTTGAGTAGTTTGTCAACTTCGGGAGGGAGATTCGTGGGAAGCCGGATTAGGGACCGAGCGCGATTTGCGTCAGATTTGCGTCAGAACGAGCCTGAGAACAGTTGTTAGCTAGTAAGCGTACAGGCCGGAATCAGTGACGCAAACCTCTGCGCCACAACCGTTAATCGTTGTCAGAACGTGGCTTAGGTTCACCTTCTGGCGATTTTCCAGGCTGGACGTCGTGGGTTCGAATCCCATCGCCCGCTTTCATAACATCAATAAAGACAAGCACTTCCGATGCAGATAACCTACGACAGATGTAGTATTTGCGTCAGATCCAGTCCGGAAACAGTCGCTAGGAAGCTGGCTGTCGCGTCTCCTAAATTTTGGAGCCGTCAGATCGCGGTCTTCGGCGCGATGCGAGTGAAGACTGCGCCGAGCGAAGCGAAGGCCCCAATCGCGTCGTCCAATACCCCTATGACTTGAAAGAAGGGAGGGCGTCTTTCCTTTTATCATGCTTTCGGAACCATTGCACCAAGCGCCAGGTTGATGGATGCACCAGATCATCCACGATCGTATATACCGCCGGGACGACAATCAGTGTCAGCAAGGTCGAAGTGGTGAGGCCGCCGATGACGGCGATTGCCATCGGCTGACGCGACTCGGCGCCCGCGCCGGTTCCAATCGCTATGGGCAGCATGCCGAAGATCAGTGCCAACGTCGTCATGAGAATCGGGCGAAGCCGGATCGGGCCGGCCTTGAGGATGGCCGCATTGCGTTCGAGTCCGTCCCGATGACGAAGCGTGTTGATGAAATCGACCAGGAGCACGCCGTTCTTGGTGACAAGTCCCATCAAGAGAATGATGCCGATCATCGTGTAGATGCTTACTGTCATCTTGCTGAGGAGCAACAGCCCGAACGCACCGACGACCGAAAGCGGCAAGGCGAGCATGATCGTGAAGGGATGCACCAGGCTCTCGAACTGCGAGGCCAGCACCATGTACACAATAACGATGGCAAGAAACAACGCGAAGAGCAGATTGGCAAACGCTTCCTTCATGTTGTCGGCTTGGCCGGCGAATCCAAAGCTGTACCCCGCTGGCAGGCCTACCTGATTAACGACCGCCGATAGCTCGGAGACGGCTTCTCCAAGCACCTTTTTGTCGCGCACGAGATTGGCGAGAACGGTGATCTGTCTGGCCCGGTTATAGCGATCAATCTGCACGGGGCCGGCCTCCTCGCGGACATAAGCCACGTTTCGCAAATCGATGAGTTCGCCCTTGCGGTTGCGGACTGTCAACTGTTCGATGTCCTGCGGACGGGATCGGAATGGCTCCTGGAGCCGGACGCTTACGTCATAGCGTTCACCTTCGGCTTTGAACTTGCCTATGTCCTCGCCTCCAATCAGCGCATTGACGGCCGAGGCGACAGCCATTGGGTTGACGCCCAGGTCCGCGGCGCGGTCGCGCTTGACGAAGATATTGACCTCCGGCTTGTTCTTCTCATAGGTCGTGTCAATGTCCACATACCCTTCTGTTTGCCGCATTCGGGAAATCACTGCATTGGAGATCGCCTCCAGCCGATCCAAATCATTCCCGCGAATTTCGAGTTGCACGTCGGCCCATTTACGGCCGCCGCCGGCGACGCGCGGCACGATCTCCACGCTGACCTTTGCGTCGCCCATTTCTGCGACTTGCTGGCGCATCCAGATCATGGCGTCATTCTGGCTGATGCTTCGCTGGTCCTTCTCGTGCATCTTGATATACATCGTGCCTTCGTTGACGCGCTGAAGCTCATCTGCGCCTATCGTGACGAATGTATAGTCCAACCACTCTTGGTCCTTTACCCGGTCCCGGATGCGCTCGAACAACGAGTCCGTGACGGCCAGCGAAGCGCCCAGCGGGGCCTTGACCTTGACGTTGAACTCACTCTGGTCCTCCAGCGGCAGGAATTCCGAGCGCAGGAACTGGCCGATGTAGATCGAGAACACAAAGGTCGCAACGGCAACGCCGACAACGATCCAGCGATGCCGAATAGAGCGTGCCAGCAGCCATTCATATGCTCGGTCGATAGCCAGAAACATCCGCTCCGATAGCTGGAAAAGACGGCCGCGCTTGGGGGGTTTCAAGATGCGCGAGGACAGCATCGGGTCCAGCGTGAACGACACGAACATGGAAATCATCACGGCAAACGCGACGGTCATGCCGAATTGGTAAAAGAAGCGACCGACGATGCCCTCCATGAACGCGACGGGCACAAAAACGGCGACAACAGAAAGCGTCGTGGCCAGCACGGCCAGCGTGATCTCGTGCGTACCGTGAGACGCTGCCTCGCGCGCGGACATGCCCTCCTCAACGTGCCGCATGATGTTCTCTTGAACGACGATGGCATCGTCGATCAGCAGCCCCACCGCCAGCGACAAGCCCAGCAGGGTCATCATGTTTTGGGAAAAGTCAAGAATGTTCATCAGGATGAAGGTGCCCATGATCGCGGTGGGAAGTACGAGCGAACTGATAAACGTGCTCCGCGGATTGCGAAGGAATATGAAGACGATCAGGATGGCCAGGCCGCCCCCGAAGACAATGTGAAACTTCACTTCGTCGACGGAGTGCTCGATGAACCGCGACATGTCCTGCGCGATGGCCAGTCGCACCCCCTGCGGCCCCAGCTCGCGCTGGAGCTTTTCAACCTCCGCCTTTACATCGTGCGCGACATGGACGGTATTTGTGCCGGACTGCCTGCGAACCAACAGGGACACGGCGCGCACTTGATTGAGCCGCGCGAAACTGCGCTCCTCTTCCAGACCGTCTTCGGCCCGACCCAGGTCCTTTACGCGAACGGGTGCTCCGTTCCGGTAGGCGACAACCATGTTGTTAAATTGATCTTCTGATTCGAATTCGGCCTTAGTTTTGACCACGTACTCGCGTGCGCCGGATTCGACGCGACCGCCCGGAAATTCGATGTGCTCAGCCCGCAGTGCGTCGATTACATCCTGAACGGAAAGCTGGTATCCTTCGAGCCTCGTGCGATCCAACCAGAGCCATATCTGCCGTTGCCGCCCGCCCACCAGCTTGGCCTGTCCGACGTTAGGGACGCGCTGGAGCCGCTCCTTGACCGTCTTATCCGCGAGGTAGGTGAGGTCGCGGATGGGCATGTCCCCCGACACCACGACGGCCATGATCGGCGAAGCGTCCACATCGAATTTCTCGACGACGGGCTCTTCGAGGTCATCCGGCAGCTCCGAACGCACGGTGCCGATCTTGGCGACGACCTCCTGGTAGGCCACGTCGATGTCCTTATCCAGCTCGAATTCGACGACCACCTGCGAGACGCTGTCGGTGCTGGTCGAGCGCAGGTGCTTGATCGAGCTGATGGTCGAAATGGCCTCCTCGATGAGGTCAGTCACCGTGAGTTCCACCGTCTCCGGGTCGGCGCCCGGAAGCACCGAGACAACGGTGATCACGGGGAACTCGACGCGCGGAAAGAGATCGATTCCGACGCGGCGATAGGAGATCACGCCGAACACGATGATCGCGGAGAGCACCATCGAGGCGAAAACCGGGCGGCGAATGGCGATGTCTGAGAGTGTCATTGAGGCTACCCTTGATCCGGCCGCGTCGTCGTCCCAGGTTCCGGAACCAATATGCGGTCGCCTTCGACCAACCCCGACCGGACCTCTGCCCAGGTCTCGTCCATCGCCCCAATCTCGACGTAACGCTCGACGCCATGGCCGTCATTTGAGACCTTTACCGCCCAGCCTCGCGAGGATCGTTCCAGCGCGAGACGCGGGACCGCAAGCACGGGCTCTGACTCGCCTGTCACAATCTCTACCCTCGTCAGCATTCCTGGCCGGAACGTCAGTTTCGGATTGATCACAAGACTGCGGCATCGGAAGGACCGCGTCGCTTCGTCCAACGTCGGATAGACGATGCCGATGGTTGACCGCGTTTCCTCGACTTCCTCGCTCACGCCCTCTGCGTCGAAGGTCACACGCGTGCCGGGCTTCACGGCGGAAAGCAGTTCCTGTGGCAGCGAGTACTCAAGATAGAGAGTGCCGACTTCCTGAACTTCGAGCAGGTGTGTTACAGGCGTTGCCGTCACCGGCTCACCGGGATCGACCAATCGTCGAGCGACGATCGCGTCATAGGGCGCACGGATGATCGTCTCGTCGAGCCGTTCCTTCGCGTAGTGAAGCGCCTCCTTGGCCTGTTTCACGCCGGCTTCGTGCTCACGCAGCTTGGCCGCCTGCTCGGCGACCCGCGATTGGGCCGCCTGAAGCCGCGCCCGGGATTGCTCAAAGCCGAAACGCGCCGCATCGTATCGCTGCTTCGGGATCGACGGGGTTTCTCCCGGGGGCTTCTCCCATAGATTCTTCATCCGGGTGTGTTCGAGTTCGCTTTCCGCGACGGCCGTCTTCGCAACTTGCACTTCCGCCTCTATGGCCTTGAGCGTCTCGCGTCCTCCCGCGAGTTTCACCTCGGCTGCCTGCGCGTCCGCCTCCCTCTGCTCGACTTCGATCGCAAAAAACGTGGGGTCGAGCTGCACAAGCTCCTGGCCGGTTCGTACGGCATCGCCCACGTCAACCAGGACTTTCTCGACCCGGCCTGAGACTTGCGAGCCAAGCAAGGTCGTTTGCCGCGCGCGGAAAGAACCTACTGCCGACGTAGACTGTCGCACCGGACGACGCGAAACGACGACCCATTGGCCGGCGGGCATGCGCGGATCGCTTTGCGTCGTAGAGGTCGGCGCAGTTGCTGACAGAGCCTTTGCTGGCTCGGGATTCTTGTTGTCACAACCCGTGGATAGCGTCGCCAGGATCAGACACAGCGATGCCCCGAAGGTATTGGGATTCCTGAACGTCATGGGCCTTGCGTCTCCGCGGGCGGCTCGCCGCCAATTGCATGAACCAGCCGCGCGTATGAACTGTGATAGTCGTAAAGCGACTGGTAGTAGTTGGAGCGTGCCTGCGAGAGCCGGTCTTCTTCGGTCAGCACATCCGCGCTGGTCAAGAGGCCTTCCCCGTATTGATCGCGCACGATCCGCAGGTTTTCCTCCCCCAGTTCCACAGCCTTCCGGGCGACCGGGATTCGTCCGGCGGATTCGTTGACATTCAGGTAAGACTGCTTGATGTCCAGCACGATGTTGTCCACCTGCTCGTCGTAGCGATCCACGGTTTCCGCGATCTCCTTGCGCTGCCGCTGAAGCCGTGCGATGGTCACGCCCCCGTCGAAGATCGGGATTTGCACGGCCACGCCGCCGCTGAGCCACTCATTGTTCAGCAGAAATTCGTCGCTCGACCAGTTGTAGTCGGCGAAACCGAAGATTCGCGGTGCGGTCCCCTCGGCCCGCGTCGCGCGATACTCGTCGCGGGCGATTTCGATCTGCCGTCTGACCGATGCCAGGTCCGGTCGCGTGCCGATTGCAAGCATCAATGCGTCGGTGAACCGCCCGCGCCACGGTTCCACCTCCAGCACGTCGACGACCGTGGTCGGCTCCGTCACATCGGCGCCTATCTGGCGATTGAGCGTCGCAATCGCTAGCTGGATGTTGTTCTCAGCCTGGCTCAGTTGCTGGCGCCGTTCCGCGAGCTGAACCTCCGCCGCCAGTACGTCGTTCGCTGCGACCAACCCCTGCGACTGAAAGTCCCGTGCGATCTCCAGTTGCCGCTCAACGACCCGAATGGACTCTTCGACGACGCGCTTGATCTTCTCGGCCTCCAGGATGCGGTAGTATGATTGGCTTACTGCAAAAGCCACGTCCTGTCGCTCACGCCGAGCATCGTAGCGAGCCGTCTGCACGCGGCCCTCCTGGACTTGGCGGACGAATTCGGATCGTCCAAAGTCGTAGATGGGGACGATGAGCGAGACACGGCTGGTCCACACGTCGCGCTCGCTGAACGTCCCCGAGAAACTCGGCCCAGCGCCGGTCGGTTGCAGAAACTGGCCCGTTGGCGTGAGCCCGGCCTGCTCGACGAGCGAAGTCGCCGCCGCCTGGGTCAAAGACTGTCGCAGTTGATTCCGCAGGCTCGGCGCGGGTCGCTGAATGCCAGAGTCGTTGTTGCGCGAAGTGAAGCGGCCTTCAACGCTGAGTTGGGGCATCGTCATGGCGATCGCTTCCGAGACGCGATCGCGCGCGATGAGTACGCGCCGGTCGGCGATGCTAATGCGCCGGTTGCTCTTAAGGGCGATCTCGATGCAGTCATTCAAACTGAGAGCGCTTTGCTGGCCAAGTGCTGCCGCTGGCTGCGTCGCCACTGCGGGCGTGTTCCGAACAATGGAATTCGCACGGTCCAAGGCGCGCGGCCGATAGGTGGGTGCGTCGCGCATGGGCGTGCAACCTGCCAGGCAAATTACGGCAACTGAGGAGACGGCAACGCGGCAGCTCATTACGCGCGCCTCCGGTAACGGTCGTGGCGGACTCGTTCCGCGTCGCTGAGAATCCCGAGAAAGTACGCTTCGAGTATGCGTCGCGCCTGCGATTCAAGCGGTTCACGACGGCCGGTAAAATGATTTGTGAAAATTGTGCCGTACAGCAGGTCGCTGATCGTGTCGGCAATGTCCTCGACAGGAGCGGCACGAACTCGTCCTGCCGAGATTAGACCCCGGAACAAGTCCAACCAGCGCCCGATGTTCGCATCGCGGTGCTCGAAGTAGGTCGGCTTTTTGCGGTCCTTGAACACGGCTCGCTCCAGGATCAGAAGCTCAACACAGTCCGGGTGCGCGTCGAAGAAGGCCAGGTACGCGCGAACTGCGGCCGCAAGCTGCTCCAGCGGGTCGCCGTGCTCATCGACGGCGGCTTCGACGACCTCGCGGAGGCGGTGCATGGCACGGTCAACCGCCGCCAGAAACAGCGCCTCCTTCGCCTCGAAATAGCGATAGATAGTGCCCTTGCCGACGCCGAGATCGTTGGCGACGACCTGAACGTCCGTCCTCGCATACCCGCCGACCGCGAAGAGCCGGGTCGCAGCGTCCAAAATCTCCCCCCGGCGGCGAGCCACCAGAGAATCGTCTTTCGGCCTTCCACGAACAGGTTTGACCTTGGTTTTCACGATCCAAATTCCCACGCATTTAAGCGACCTGGATTAGTTGACGGACCAGTCCGTCGCTTATATCCTATCGGCGGCTGCGGAGCCGTCAAGCACCGTCGTGGACCAGAATCTGCCGAAGTGCGCGGCGCGCGCCGCATCGCTCGAATGGATGCTGAGCACCGAGGCCATTGGACGTGGGGAGCGAACGAGCACCGAAAGCGGACAAGGTTCCCATGCAAGACGAAGTTCCATTTGTGCCAGCCGCGGAGAAAGCGCGGAGCGATCCGAACATCGATAGTGCCAAGCACCCCTTGACGCGCGCCCTACTTGCCGCTGCGCGGGAGTGCCCTTGGTGCCATCGGCCAACCGCAGGCGGAGCAGTTGAGTACCTCTGGCAGGATTCCAGATTCTGGGAAGTCAGGATTTGCTCCGAGTGTGGCCAATTTTTTGTCGTGAATTCCCTGGTGGAGGAAGGAAAGCCGGTA from Phycisphaerae bacterium encodes the following:
- a CDS encoding TetR/AcrR family transcriptional regulator, which produces MKTKVKPVRGRPKDDSLVARRRGEILDAATRLFAVGGYARTDVQVVANDLGVGKGTIYRYFEAKEALFLAAVDRAMHRLREVVEAAVDEHGDPLEQLAAAVRAYLAFFDAHPDCVELLILERAVFKDRKKPTYFEHRDANIGRWLDLFRGLISAGRVRAAPVEDIADTISDLLYGTIFTNHFTGRREPLESQARRILEAYFLGILSDAERVRHDRYRRRA
- a CDS encoding TolC family protein, with the protein product MSCRVAVSSVAVICLAGCTPMRDAPTYRPRALDRANSIVRNTPAVATQPAAALGQQSALSLNDCIEIALKSNRRISIADRRVLIARDRVSEAIAMTMPQLSVEGRFTSRNNDSGIQRPAPSLRNQLRQSLTQAAATSLVEQAGLTPTGQFLQPTGAGPSFSGTFSERDVWTSRVSLIVPIYDFGRSEFVRQVQEGRVQTARYDARRERQDVAFAVSQSYYRILEAEKIKRVVEESIRVVERQLEIARDFQSQGLVAANDVLAAEVQLAERRQQLSQAENNIQLAIATLNRQIGADVTEPTTVVDVLEVEPWRGRFTDALMLAIGTRPDLASVRRQIEIARDEYRATRAEGTAPRIFGFADYNWSSDEFLLNNEWLSGGVAVQIPIFDGGVTIARLQRQRKEIAETVDRYDEQVDNIVLDIKQSYLNVNESAGRIPVARKAVELGEENLRIVRDQYGEGLLTSADVLTEEDRLSQARSNYYQSLYDYHSSYARLVHAIGGEPPAETQGP
- a CDS encoding helix-turn-helix transcriptional regulator, which translates into the protein MAQSFGQLLRSRRRDAGISQRRLAEEVGVDFSYVSKLENDRIPAPAGDTILRIAKAVRCDAEELLAAARKMPSQVEEAIVQAPEAQRFLQAASSMKLSRKEWEALIGKLESLRDPGQEGSNG
- a CDS encoding efflux RND transporter periplasmic adaptor subunit; this encodes MTFRNPNTFGASLCLILATLSTGCDNKNPEPAKALSATAPTSTTQSDPRMPAGQWVVVSRRPVRQSTSAVGSFRARQTTLLGSQVSGRVEKVLVDVGDAVRTGQELVQLDPTFFAIEVEQREADAQAAEVKLAGGRETLKAIEAEVQVAKTAVAESELEHTRMKNLWEKPPGETPSIPKQRYDAARFGFEQSRARLQAAQSRVAEQAAKLREHEAGVKQAKEALHYAKERLDETIIRAPYDAIVARRLVDPGEPVTATPVTHLLEVQEVGTLYLEYSLPQELLSAVKPGTRVTFDAEGVSEEVEETRSTIGIVYPTLDEATRSFRCRSLVINPKLTFRPGMLTRVEIVTGESEPVLAVPRLALERSSRGWAVKVSNDGHGVERYVEIGAMDETWAEVRSGLVEGDRILVPEPGTTTRPDQG
- a CDS encoding efflux RND transporter permease subunit; protein product: MTLSDIAIRRPVFASMVLSAIIVFGVISYRRVGIDLFPRVEFPVITVVSVLPGADPETVELTVTDLIEEAISTISSIKHLRSTSTDSVSQVVVEFELDKDIDVAYQEVVAKIGTVRSELPDDLEEPVVEKFDVDASPIMAVVVSGDMPIRDLTYLADKTVKERLQRVPNVGQAKLVGGRQRQIWLWLDRTRLEGYQLSVQDVIDALRAEHIEFPGGRVESGAREYVVKTKAEFESEDQFNNMVVAYRNGAPVRVKDLGRAEDGLEEERSFARLNQVRAVSLLVRRQSGTNTVHVAHDVKAEVEKLQRELGPQGVRLAIAQDMSRFIEHSVDEVKFHIVFGGGLAILIVFIFLRNPRSTFISSLVLPTAIMGTFILMNILDFSQNMMTLLGLSLAVGLLIDDAIVVQENIMRHVEEGMSAREAASHGTHEITLAVLATTLSVVAVFVPVAFMEGIVGRFFYQFGMTVAFAVMISMFVSFTLDPMLSSRILKPPKRGRLFQLSERMFLAIDRAYEWLLARSIRHRWIVVGVAVATFVFSIYIGQFLRSEFLPLEDQSEFNVKVKAPLGASLAVTDSLFERIRDRVKDQEWLDYTFVTIGADELQRVNEGTMYIKMHEKDQRSISQNDAMIWMRQQVAEMGDAKVSVEIVPRVAGGGRKWADVQLEIRGNDLDRLEAISNAVISRMRQTEGYVDIDTTYEKNKPEVNIFVKRDRAADLGVNPMAVASAVNALIGGEDIGKFKAEGERYDVSVRLQEPFRSRPQDIEQLTVRNRKGELIDLRNVAYVREEAGPVQIDRYNRARQITVLANLVRDKKVLGEAVSELSAVVNQVGLPAGYSFGFAGQADNMKEAFANLLFALFLAIVIVYMVLASQFESLVHPFTIMLALPLSVVGAFGLLLLSKMTVSIYTMIGIILLMGLVTKNGVLLVDFINTLRHRDGLERNAAILKAGPIRLRPILMTTLALIFGMLPIAIGTGAGAESRQPMAIAVIGGLTTSTLLTLIVVPAVYTIVDDLVHPSTWRLVQWFRKHDKRKDALPSFKS
- a CDS encoding PD-(D/E)XK nuclease family protein, with the translated sequence MSYRYSYSRRITLDTCLRQYFYQYYAADKDCPLRDELKADVRRLKALSNCDMLAGKILEQQIRLHLRRGAEWSPAWFLQRALNDFDRIVEQNRSGDTASLRSDNALLEFFGPDSAAQDATGRARGKLSLALHHYFDAPELVRLRASIAGAGVTVGKKISGLRVGRWIITGEIDLLVFDAANSRIIDWKIGISHGPQDSLQLFIYSWFASEDAALRGTTITAQRAFLGNGTLEPPTLLTTEHIHRGRARVLQDIELMDELDQYGREGVEEVFTPCMKENVCRRCKFQSICPKITAAPNWKQTYESLPLFQAMS